In the genome of Prosthecobacter dejongeii, the window CGAGGAAGGTCTGCGCACACGTCTTATAGAAGCTGCCCGTCAAACATACGGTAGCAATGCCGTGATTTTCACCGAGGCATTACTCGCCCGTGGCACCTGCGAGCCGACAGCGGATGTAGAACAGACCGTTCGCAGCCTGCCAGCGCTTCCCTCCGAAACAGAAGCCCCCATACTCGCCTTTGCACTTCCCGGTCAGGTATGGAAACAACGCCCGGCAAGTCCAGACATCCTCACACCCGGCGCCCTAACCAAAAGTGGTCTCACGCCGTCTGGCTTTCCTGCCACCATGGCCGAGGATACCTTTGCAGCCGAGGCTTACGATCACCTCCGTCATCATTGGCGCAAGCCCCCCTCCGCCTCCGCTCAACAGAACCCATCTCGCTGATATCTACTGCTCATGGAAGGCTACCTCTGGCTCCTACTCCAAACCTTGCCGCTAATCACAGCCGCAGCCGTTGTTTTCTTCATCTTAGGCTGGCGATGGAGCACACAGGACAATCGCCTCAAAACCCAAAATTTATCCCAGCTTACAGGTAACGAGAACGTTGCTGCAGAAACCGCCCGCCGAGAGAGAGACGAGACTAAAAACTTAGAAGAAAAAGTCCGTCAAACACTCGCCCAAACTCAGGCTGAATTGAAGGAATCTCAAGACCAGCAAACGCTTTTACAGAAGGAAGTCCTGCGCCTTGCCGATGCACTCAAGCAGGCTCAGCAAAACATTGTTTCTTTATCTCCAGTTCAGCCTCCCACGCTAAAAACCGAAACGACTCTCCTCCTTGAGCAAGAACGGCAGGCGCTCATCCAAGCCCGGCAGGAACTGGATCAGGAAAGAGCTACCCTCCATGCCGCTCAAGAAATTTGGCGAACAGAACAGGCTGCCAAAATAGCTCCGCAACCAACACCCGTTGCCAAAAAAACCCGGGCTACCAAAACAGCGGCAACAAAAACATCTCCCAAAACAAAAAAGCCACGAACCAAAAAATCGGAAGAATCAGCAAGCTAATGGTGTCTAGCAATATCTAAGTCTTAGCTCACCTAACCATTAATCAGACTATCGGGCCCACATCTGGCTCCTATTCCTGCATGCCCGCTCACGCTGAAACTTTTCGCCTCAACACTCGTGGCAAAGGCACCTATGAAATCACTGAAGCCTGCCAACGCATCATCGCCCAGAGCCAAGTACATACCGGCACCGCGACCATTTTTGTCCAACATACTAGTTGTTCGCTCGTGATTTATGAAAATGCAGATCCTTCTGCACGGACGGATCTACATAGTTTCTTCGACCACCTCGTACCGGAAAACACGCCTTATTTTGTCCATACCCATGAAGGCCCCGATGACATGCCGAGCCACTTACGCATGGTCCTCACCCGTACTAGCGAAGTCATTCCCGTCATGAATGGCCGCCTTGCCCTGGGCACTTGGCAAGGCATCTTCCTCTTTGAACATCGTCGCGCACCACACACCCGCAGCATCGTCATCAGTGTCGTGGGCGAGTGAAAATATCGAAGGTATATCTTCCGCAGGAAGACATCCTTACCAGCGGCTAAACGAGATTTCCCAGGCAGGAAGTTGGAGTGCAGTGAAGACTTTCGAAGATCAACGTGGTGAACTCATTTTCGAACTCACAGGGCTTTAGGAATAAGCCCCCATACCTCGTCGGCAAACTCAACCGTGCTTGCGGTTAAAGCTGGACACCACTTTCTGGGTCTCACGTTTCACAGCCTTTTCCTTCAGGTCTTCGCGCTGATCACCTTTAGTCTTACCTTTACCAACACCAATCTCGATTTTCACTCGCGATTCTTTCCAATAGGCGCGCAGTACTGGCAGAGCTAAACCCTTTTGTTGTGTGTGAGCAAACAACTTTAAAATCTCGCGCTTGTGCAGAAGCAACCGCCGTGTTCTCCGGGGTTCATGCTGGCTGAAACTGGCTTTTTCATAGATCTGCACATCCATGTTGTAAAGCCACACCTGACCACGCTCCACTCGTGCAAAGGCGTCACTGATGTTCAACTTACCCAGCCGGATGGACTTCACTTCCGTGCCGCGCAATTCCACACCCGCCTCGTATCTCTCCAGAATATGAAAATCCCGGAGGGCCTTGCGATTGGTAGCGATTTCGTCGGTCATGAGCC includes:
- a CDS encoding secondary thiamine-phosphate synthase enzyme YjbQ; protein product: MPAHAETFRLNTRGKGTYEITEACQRIIAQSQVHTGTATIFVQHTSCSLVIYENADPSARTDLHSFFDHLVPENTPYFVHTHEGPDDMPSHLRMVLTRTSEVIPVMNGRLALGTWQGIFLFEHRRAPHTRSIVISVVGE
- the smpB gene encoding SsrA-binding protein SmpB, translating into MTDEIATNRKALRDFHILERYEAGVELRGTEVKSIRLGKLNISDAFARVERGQVWLYNMDVQIYEKASFSQHEPRRTRRLLLHKREILKLFAHTQQKGLALPVLRAYWKESRVKIEIGVGKGKTKGDQREDLKEKAVKRETQKVVSSFNRKHG